The Myxocyprinus asiaticus isolate MX2 ecotype Aquarium Trade chromosome 36, UBuf_Myxa_2, whole genome shotgun sequence genome segment GATATTTCCATGATTACTATGGATACTAGCCCACATGGTATAGAACATGGTGTAGATTTCTAACACTAAAAATGTGATTCATGTGGTGACATCTAAATAAactgattttatttaaatgtttttaatctgAATAAATTTACCTgaaaaattaggttacaccaatgaaaaaaaatgtttatgggTTAAATCAGTAGAAATAATGTGGATCCCTGAggaaacaattgcaggttaccactttttcagTGTACTAAAAGTATGCATATGCACAAAGGGCAAATTTAGCATGTGAACAAATGCACAAGTTCTGCACCAGAACCTTTCAGAAGTTCATACACATGGTCCAAAGTGTGCAGTGTGATGGtttttatttagaaatatgtgtgtgtgaaattgagtaagcTTTTTTCCATGTCCATTTAGAAGATTATTGACTATTGTTTAATGATGGGGTGGTGAAAAAAATATACTATCAGCATCAAGACAGCATGTGAAGATAACAAGCATCAGTGAACGAAATATCTTGTTTCCAGGCATTCAACCCCCTTACCTCACCCTCATGCTGGGAAGGGGCCCTGCTCTCTGCTGGGGTCTCAGGGGGCTCTTCTCCCTCTGCCCCAGCCATGTAGGAGCCAGACATGGAAGATAATGTGTCAGTGCTGATCTGAGAGTGCTGGCTATGAGATGACGCCATTGACATCACAGACTGGGCCAGACTGCTGCTAACTGGGTCTTAACAAGAGAGGAAGTGACAAGCAAATGTAAATGAGGGTGCTCTGGTGCAAGTTACAGTGAGTTAACTTAAGTGCACTGAAGAGTTGTACCCTCTGGGGAGGTGATAGTGGAGGAGAGAGGGGTCCCACTGCAGGAAGACTGATCTATGGCCCCCGAGGATGACAGGGTGAGGTTGTCACTTTCTGGGGTCACTCCAGACTGCAGCAGAATACAGAACACAGCGGTCACCATCATGCTTTGATATTTACGATCTACTATCAACAGTAGTGGACATTAAGTAATAAACCAGGAATCAAATACTATGTAAACAAGTTATTCTGTGGTATGTTTCATACATTTCAtacatgatatttaaaatattaaaagtgctgaaaacaattaatataatataatataatatatactgtacatactgtgcatatatatatatatatatatatatatatatatatatatatatatatatatatatatatatatatatatatatatcctggacCCTTAAGATTAACATAACATCATATATTATAATGATGTCAAAACTATATgcctaaaatatattttatgttatgtacaTGATTAACATAACTTTATCATTTAGGTGATGCTTGGATTGATCATTGAAAAAGGTATAAATGCTTTTTACCTCTTGCTGTTCTGCATGCAGTTTTCTCCTGCACGTTTGCATCTCAGACTCACTGCATGACTTCTCATCCTCCTCCTCCGGCAGCACTGAAGAATTCTGGGAGAGAGATCTAGAGAGATACCAGAATACGTGATTGGCATCCACTCTCTTACCTGCCTTTTTTATTTGCCATAATTTTTgtagacattaatttaaaaaatcttttttttttttttacaaagtacagtAACACTGAAATGCAATACCACTTTGTGCTCAGTGCCTTAATACTTCACTTAGGGCTCACTTACTTAGAGCCACTCTTCTTGTGTTTCACATTCTGGCTGGAGTTGACAGAGTGTTCTAGTGGAGAGCGGGAGCGCGTGGGCGTGTGGTGGCTATCACTGCCATATATGGGTACAGATCCAGAAACGTGGCCCCTGGTGAGGCCCTCAAGTGGAGGAGCAGATGGAGACGGGTTCAGGGGCCCATTCAAGGCCTCTAACAGGGACACAGCTTCATAGCCTGGTGGGATGTGATCTGATGCCTACAGTAAACATTAATGTGGCCATGAAGAGCAGTACAGCTTAGAAGCATCACAATCTATCAACAGTGGCAATGCACTACTACTTAATCGACAGCGCCATGAGAGTTGTGAGTTTTCAGTcttaatgtgatgaaataaaagaCTGGGAACTGCgaaataagtaagggataatgtacagtcagccagttgttttcACAAAATAGACCCTAACAGGGTGATCAAATATTGTACAGGACTGAAAGTACAATATCATGCTTagaggcatagttcacccaaaaatgaaaattctctaattgcttaccctcatgtcatcccagatgtgtatgactttctttcttctgcagaacacaaacaaatatttttggaagaatatctcagctctataggtctatacaatgcaagtgaatggtgaccaaactttgaagctccaaaaagcacataaaggcagcataaagataatccatgtcttctgaagtaatccaatcaattttggatgagaacagaccaaaatagaactcttTTTTcatctataaatcttgacatctgcagtctccttggcaatcatgatttcaagctcgattacacttcctagtgccatctagcactctgcatatgcatcaagcacaaggaagtgtaatcgagcttgaaatcatgactgtgCCTAGAGgctacaatggcaagatgtacagtgaaaaagaagttacattttggtctgttctcactcaaactgattagatcacttcagaagaatttggaagttttggtcaccattcacttgcattgtatgaacctacagagctgaaatattcttctaaaaatctacaattgtgttctgcagaagaaagaaagtcatatacatattggatggcatgaaggtgagtaaatgatgagagaattttcatttttggttgaactattcctttaatactttgctacttaccaaataagtaaataaatggacttgaaatattgatttattagttaaaattattttatgatgtAAGAAGAAAGAAACCACAGGGTGTCACACGAGACATAAAATTAGCACAGTGTGGGAGATTGGTTGCCAGGGACAACAATCAAATTGACAGTTTATCTGTCATTATCCAAAAATATCTGACTACAGAATGcagcaattgaccaatcagaatcaagtacaCTCTGGGCTCTCCCACTGCAATGACATAATTCTGTAGGAAATGCTGGCCTCAGTGTACCAGATTAGGCTGCCTGAACTAATTTTTTTAGCTGTAAAAATATACAGCTGCTATGAATTAAGCACTGTATGAGCTCTGTGAAGCAAACAGGAATGAAGCAGGTTTAGTATGTTACCGAGTGCTCCTCTGAGTCTGAGGTCTGGGAGGTAATGACAGGGTTGAATCCAGTTGGGGTGAGTGGGCTCAGTTTTTTCCTCATCGCTCGGATCTGAAGAAGGGCACGAAATGCTACAGGGATTAAAAGAAGAGCATCTTAAATAATTGATCCTGCAGGAAAGTCAAATATTTTAGCCAAAACTATACACTGAAAACAACACACACTTGGATCAACTgcttaaataaatgtcttttgtGAAAAATGTGCATCAATGTTTCTACACTGACAAGACAAATTATTTCATGAATAAATTACGTTTTTACTCAATTAATGAGGTTGACTCCCCTGAAAACtgcaaacactgtggctctgtggcactttttTTGGCGTTTAAGAATCCCGACCAgcccgacatagcaacattggatGAAACAATTGCATGAGTTTGGGGCTGGACTATCTGTTTATCCAAACAATTGCAGATGTGGGGAGAGTTCGGGAAAAATTTTTGAAACATACATTATTAATGCAATTCCAAAAAGTGtaataaaattacacaattcacatTTAAACACAAATATCATCTAAACAATAAAGAATGAGTCTGGTACATGAGTTGGTGCTTACGTAGTCGACAGATGGGGCAACAGTTGGCCTGGTAACGCAGTGTGTCTGCACAGGCGTTGCACAGGCACAGGTGTCTGCAGGGTAGGATCAGTGTATCCCGCACATCCGACAAACACACCACACATTCAGCACTGTTGTCGCTAATCTCATCTTCAGCCACCTGTAACATTTTGATACTAATTAAGGGATTAAAGCAGTGACAGAGCTTGTACTTCTGCCTTAATGTGGAGATCTCTGGTCACAATTACACTGAGAATagtttgaatacatttttaataccAGAAAGAATTGTTTCTTTCTGTAAATGTGGATGATGACTTACTTTTGATTCTTGGCTGTTGTATTTGTTCTCTATACCATAGATTTCCTGCAACAGGTAACTAACACCATCCACCTAAGATAAATTCAgcacaaaagagatgttaggcataatctaaacctcagtcaccattcactttgattgcatattttttttttttttacatgcaatgaAAGCAAAGGGGTGACAAAGACTGTCAGTcccaaacattttaacatttcccTTTGtcttccatgaaagaaagaaagtcatacagagtttggaacaatatggggggggggtggaattatgacagaattttagtgtgaactatccctttaagagattaAAGAGATTAAAATGGGATCATTTGGAAATTTGCCTCAGGATACTAAGAAACACATAGCAgggggtcatgtgacgccatgcaagaagcagacgtgtgaacgacgagctctgtgcactttgctaaattttttattcttttcatgttataatccggtgaaatttgatacacccagttacacatttgctctttgtggcaaaacatggcaaagaagtcaaaatcctcgggctctggagacattaaaagacacttacatgttcaggatgaaagccctggcaggcctacagaccggggactcgatttggatggtgtggcgggagaggagatccagcgtcagttgtccaacatgtcggtgatgctgacgaaggttcttgctgacttggaggatcttgctgtaatacgtcgatcgattacggcgatggaaataaaagtctctgagttagttacaagagtgactgatgttgagagatgaattgattgtctggagtcttcagagagggaattaaccgctaatccgcccgtgaccaaagttgatttggaacatctccttgaaaagcttgaagatcttgagaatagaagccgcaggaataacgttcgtattgttggaattcctgagcatgaggagggcagagatatggtgaaattcctagacgagcttttcccgagtctgctcgacataacaggccataaactggaaatcgatcgtgctcacagagtcccagctcacagatttgctgagggagaaaggccacaatcaatcctggccaaatttctgagatcatccgataaagatcttgtgttgcgccaggcga includes the following:
- the LOC127426882 gene encoding E3 ubiquitin ligase RNF157-like isoform X2; protein product: MGALTSRQNAGVEEVDIQSNSVYRYPPKTGSYFASHFIMGGEKFDSTHPEGYLFGENTDLNFLGNRPVVFPYNAPPPQEPVKTLRSLINIRKDTLRLVRCSEDMNLPGQEVGQSHSCYNIEFTFDADTQVAITIYYQAIEEFHNGVPIYLPQDSSLQSETVHFKRGVCQQFCLPSHYVNLLEWGDEELLFDMDRDIYPMVVQAVVDEGDEHLGHSHVLLATFEKHMDGSYCVKPLKQKQVVDGVSYLLQEIYGIENKYNSQESKVAEDEISDNSAECVVCLSDVRDTLILPCRHLCLCNACADTLRYQANCCPICRLPFRALLQIRAMRKKLSPLTPTGFNPVITSQTSDSEEHSASDHIPPGYEAVSLLEALNGPLNPSPSAPPLEGLTRGHVSGSVPIYGSDSHHTPTRSRSPLEHSVNSSQNVKHKKSGSKSLSQNSSVLPEEEDEKSCSESEMQTCRRKLHAEQQESGVTPESDNLTLSSSGAIDQSSCSGTPLSSTITSPEDPVSSSLAQSVMSMASSHSQHSQISTDTLSSMSGSYMAGAEGEEPPETPAESRAPSQHEGEEIPNEPKNFVAAILEEQDSEGNDVTEEDCGSPTKEQGGRRRSEVPCPEFDNNNQGQSDTHCMTGLDNEQPPDGRFADEDSCPIHIEE